The genomic window TGCCGATCAGAAAGAAAATAAGCCACCACGACGTCAGGCTCTCAAACCACCTACTATCACTCCGGTCGAAAAGGCTGtggagcctgagcctgagcctgtgCCCCAGCCTGAGCCAGAACCCGCCAAAGAAGACTTTTACAAGAAGCTTCTCGCCGAAATGCCAAGCATCCCTCCTCGGGCCCGCCCGTCTGCCTTTGCTCAGACACTCTGTGGATCTGCTCCGGCCAAACCCCAACAACCCGAATTCTTTCCAATGCCATACACACGCTCCCCCTTCTTCAACGCCAAAGCCTTCGCCGAGCCCAGTCCAGATCAGATTGTGCTTGCGGCTCAGGCGAAAGGTTCGAACTTTACAAGGACAAAGTAATGGGCTAATCTAATTCCATTCAGCGGGGAAGAAACCAGTCAAGGCTCCGGCTGCCAAGAAATCTCAAAAAGAGAAGGACGTTTCTGGGGTTGAAAAGGATGTTGCCGAGCTTAAAATTGTTGAGGCGGCACCACCCAAGAGTAAGGGGCTTGATGTACTCAAAGAGTTTGAAAATAGTGTCAACAAGAGGAGTATCAGTTTCGTCGTTGTTGGTAAGCTTCTCTCTACATACCTACATGAGCTCTCCTAACGATTCAGGCCACGTCGACGCTGGAAAGAGCACACTCATGGGCCGGCTATTACTGGAACTCAAGTTTGTTGAAAAGCACACAATAGATCGGTACCGAAAGCAAGCCGAAAAGTCTGGCAAACAGTCTTTTGCTCTTGCATGGGTCATGGACCAGAGAAGTGAGGAGCGAGAACGCGGCGTGACCATCGACATCGCCACGAACCACTTTGAGACGGAAAAAACAAACTTTACCATTCTCGACGCTCCAGGACACCGAGACTTTGTACCCAACATGATTGCTGGAGCCAGTCAAGCAGACTTTGCCATTCTAGTCATTGACGCAAACACCGGGGCTTACGAAAGGGGTTTGAAGGGGCAGACACGAGAGCATGTGTTGCTTCTACGGAGTCTGGGTGTTCAACGACTCGTCATTGCCATCAACAAGTTGGATATGGTTGGATGGTCACAGGAGCGATTTGATGAGATCACACAACAAGTCAGTGGCTTCTTGACTGGTCTCGGCTTCCAGAGCAAGAACGTCACCTTTGTTCCAATTTCTGGTCTCAACGGCGACAACCTCGTCCGTCGGACAGAAGACACAGCTGCATCTTGGTACACTGGGCCTACCTTGATTGATGCCCTCGAAGATTCGGAGCCCTCAACAACGCGAGCTCTCAAGAAACCTTTCCGAATGTCCATCTCTGAGGTGTTTCGATCTCAACTGGGCACGACAACGATTGCTGGACGCATCGACTCGGGCTCTATTCAAGTGGGCGATGCTCTTCTGGTTCAGCCAAGCGGAGAGGAGGCATACATCAAGTCCATCATGGTGGACTCGGACATGCAAGACTGGGCGGTTGCCGGACAAAGCGTCAGCATTGCCCTGACAAACATCGACCCCATTCACATTCGAGTAGGCGACATGCTCTGCCACACAGCAGACCCCATCAACTGCAGCGACACGTTTACCATGAAGGCCATGGCATTTGATCATCTCATGCCCATGCCTGTGGATCTCCACCGGGGGCGACTGCATTCAGCTGGCCAGATTGTGTCCATCACAGCAACCCTCGACAAGGCGAGCGGAGcaatcatcaagaagaagcccagaGTTGTTCAGCCTGGTGGTGTTGCGCGAGTTGTCATCAAGCTGGCAGCAAAGGTTCCTCTCGAGCCAGGACAGAGAGTTGTGATACGGAGTGGAGGCGAGACAGTTGCGGCTGGACTATTAGAGTGATCCCAGTAGTTGAATCAAAGTCTGTCAATGTTCCATGCAATTCCTCCAGTGTTACACGTAAAGGCGAGAAGCACGAACGTTGAAGTGAGGTTATAAATGCATCTCAGTGCCAATACCAGCCTCCATCTCCTATCACTCCAACTCCTGGGCTGAGGTGTAAGTGGGGGGCAGTGATACAGTTGAGGGACATTGTTCTGGACTATCTACTCGTTCACATTAACTTTATCACAATAGAGACAAAACGAGAGTTTAAGAAtactagaaataaattaaagaaacgTGCTCATGTATAACTAATCGTACAGACATCCATTATTACGTCGACACTTAGTCGAGGAAGCCCTTcttgccatcaccatcagcgTCCTTGAGAGGGTTCAATCGGTCAATCAGCGAAGGCTTGCGGGCAGTGGTGGTAGTGCCAGCGCTGGAGGTGTTATGCATGTCGACACCAGAGTCGGGTCGAGCCTGGGCATGTTAGTTTCATCATGTCAAGGTAGCCAGGGCACTTACGTGAGACTTGTTCAAAGGGTCGTTGCTTAGAGCACCAGTCTTGGTCTGGCTGTAGTCGGTACCGGCGGTGGTAGATCCGAAGCCAGTGCCAGCACCAATTCCTGTGGTGCCAGCTCCGACACCAGTGGAGGTGCCAGTGGACTTGGGGTGAGAAGCGAGACCACCAGTGGCAGTTCCAGCGGTAGCTCCTCCGGCAGTGGCAGCTCCAAGGCCACGGCTCTTGCGAGACTTGCCAAGGCCACGAGACTCCTCGTCACTAGAGCTGgcagagctggagctggagccacGGCGGTCCTTGTGGCCAAGACCATGGCGGCTCTTGCGAGTAGCGGCTGCGCCAGCAGCGCCAACAGCAGCGCCACCAAGGACGCCCTCAGTGGTACGGCTCATTCCATGACCCTCCCGGCCAGAGTGAAGACCGGATCCCTCAGCGGTCTGACCAAGGCCAGCTCCCTCTCGACCGCGAGTAAGATTCTCTCCGTAGTTGTCACCGTGGCCGTGCAAGTGCATGCTCTTGTCGGCATCGAGCTGCTCTCTCTGCAGCTCCTTCCTGTAAGGCTTGGGGCAACCCTCAAACTCGGTCAACTTCTGAGCTGCCTTCTCAGCAAGTCCACCTCGTTCAGTGGTGAACTCGTCCAAGGTCTTAGTAGGGAGGACGGAAGTTCCATGATGCACGGCGGCAGCATGGTGAGTCTCATGAATAGGAATGGTGGTGTGGACGACATGAGGCTGAATGGTCTCCTTCTGGATGACAGGTTGAACATGTTCGTGGACATGGTGATGGATACGCTCACCAGTTACAACAGGAGCAGTGGTGGAAGAGTGAGTGGTGCTGTGAGTCTCGCTGGTGTCTCTGAACTTGGCAGCCTCTCGGTCGAGAGTGGCACGGGTCTCTTGCTCGTTACCATGATGGAAAGTCTTGTGCTCGACGGGGATGAggttgtggtggtgttgctcAGGACTGAAAATGTTAGTTCATGAGATTTCACTTATACAAAGTAGGACTTACAGAGTCTCCTTGTGAGTGATGGGCTGGATGGTTGTGTGATGGTGCTCCTGGTGAACCTCCTTATCGAGCGCAGTAGTCACGTTCTCATGTCGGTGAGGGCGGACATGCTCCTCGGTGACATGAGGCCGGACATCCTCATCGACAGTGGTCTTGTGCTTTCCATCGTTGGAGAGGAAGCTAGAGACGGCTTGCTTTGCCTTTTCCATTTTGAGTTTGTGTAAGTTAGGTGGTTGTGTTGGTGGTTATTGTGATAGttgtgatggtgatggtgatgatgatgagatgcaGCAATGGCAGAGGCACAGTCATGATTAAATAGCTGTGAGTATGCCTCCGAAGCACCCgcctcttcatcatgtctAACATCATGGACGTCATCTCTGGAGGTTCAACCAAGGGCGGTTGGAAAGTCTTGTTGGAGTGTGGAGACGAAACCATGGAGAGCTCAAGCCGTCCATGTCATCCCGCGATCGTCATTCGATGGAGGCTTAAACCCCTTAGGCCCGATACACATGTCAACGTGCTTGTCGATATCATTGTGATCATTGTAGCTGAACGAGACACACTATGGCAGACATCGACGTCATGGTCCCTGGAATAAGGACCATGAGCTCCGAGAAAGCAACGAGTATGTCTCACCAGCCCGACTCGGCGGGTCAAGCTTCAATCAGCCTCAATCGACGAAAGGGACCGAGCTTGAAAATCATCTGCAACCGGAAGGGAGCCGCGAATAGCTTCGCCCGTAAAGGGACATGACGGCCAAGCAAACAGGAAATGATGTTCCAGTTGGTCCAGAGGCTGAGACTAGTCGGGACTGTGTGTTGTTTAGGCATGCGTTAGCGCCAGGTGGCTCTAGTGTAGAGCGTCATCGAGCAGCGGGATACGCAAAGTTCCGTCCTGATCCCCGTCGTCGATCCGTGCCATGGTCTGAGAATCGTGAAGAATGTCATCGGCGGTGAAATCGTCTTGATCGGGTCATGGCATCGAGTAGATGTCTTGATCACGGGATCGAGGAGTGAAGACGGGAAGGTGCATCCGGAGGAAGGAGTCATCGTGAGGCATCAAGACAAGACACGTCGACACTCCTCTCCCTCGCATCATCAATCGTTCAATTTCCATGGCAGAGCGTCTCAGAAGCATCAAGAAACGGGCATCTCGTCTCTTTCATAGAGGCCATGCACCAAATCTGTCAGAGGGAGCAATTCCTCCAAACAATGACAGCACCGCGGATGCCTCTGTGAAGCCTCGCCATCGGAAATCATTGAGTCTTTTGAGCAGAAAATCCAAGTCTGATCAGACGGAACCACCTCCACGCGATGACTTCCTAGCTCATC from Fusarium falciforme chromosome 2, complete sequence includes these protein-coding regions:
- a CDS encoding Tr-type G domain-containing protein, with product MSRHRIVHTFNANDIVSEFDGDDYEEEEDELSPEDRQAMDNGTAEVRRALGTEANKVTKAQIEEALWHYYYDVDKSVTYLMKTFIAPAPKPAKKAPEDHGRLSNGYILGTDTPRANPVPSWYFDDMPWCNVPQDRQTIFIEPDRPRGGLLGGAEEPPKMSKLQALAAARKRKNEEKKEHERVTKGIKTLSLADQKENKPPRRQALKPPTITPVEKAVEPEPEPVPQPEPEPAKEDFYKKLLAEMPSIPPRARPSAFAQTLCGSAPAKPQQPEFFPMPYTRSPFFNAKAFAEPSPDQIVLAAQAKAGKKPVKAPAAKKSQKEKDVSGVEKDVAELKIVEAAPPKSKGLDVLKEFENSVNKRSISFVVVGHVDAGKSTLMGRLLLELKFVEKHTIDRYRKQAEKSGKQSFALAWVMDQRSEERERGVTIDIATNHFETEKTNFTILDAPGHRDFVPNMIAGASQADFAILVIDANTGAYERGLKGQTREHVLLLRSLGVQRLVIAINKLDMVGWSQERFDEITQQVSGFLTGLGFQSKNVTFVPISGLNGDNLVRRTEDTAASWYTGPTLIDALEDSEPSTTRALKKPFRMSISEVFRSQLGTTTIAGRIDSGSIQVGDALLVQPSGEEAYIKSIMVDSDMQDWAVAGQSVSIALTNIDPIHIRVGDMLCHTADPINCSDTFTMKAMAFDHLMPMPVDLHRGRLHSAGQIVSITATLDKASGAIIKKKPRVVQPGGVARVVIKLAAKVPLEPGQRVVIRSGGETVAAGLLE